One region of Polaribacter pectinis genomic DNA includes:
- a CDS encoding cellulose synthase family protein has product MILEYIIIFVYSVSLLLIFMYSLAQLNLLINYLKAKKKEDNSEKFDFNNADEIPYITIQLPVYNELYVMKRLLKNIAKLEYPREKLEIQVLDDSTDESVITTAKHIKKIQELGIDIQHIQRTNRKGFKAGALKEGLITAKGEFIAIFDADFLPQKDWLYQTVPYFKDDNIGVVQTRWGHINRNYSTLTKIQAFALDAHFTLEQVGRNSKGHFINFNGTAGVWRKECIYDAGNWEGDTLTEDLDLSYRAQLKNWKFKYLENVETPAELPVVISAARSQQFRWNKGGAENFQKMMRRVITSKNVPFRTKIHSLLHLLNSSMFTCIFLVAVLSIPMLYIKNEYAHLKNYFYVMSFFIVSSIIFFICYWHMYKNIYGSGIKNFFKYIGAFFTFFSIAMGFSLHNTIAVLEGHFGKKSEFVRTPKFNIKTIKDGWKNNKYIKKKPSIHVVLEGILALYFVFGMYSAFIVGNEGGDFGLFPFHFMLFIGFSYVFFKSIFSKA; this is encoded by the coding sequence ATGATTTTAGAGTACATCATCATATTCGTTTATTCAGTTTCGCTATTGCTTATTTTTATGTATTCATTAGCGCAATTAAACTTATTAATAAACTACTTAAAGGCAAAAAAGAAGGAAGACAATTCAGAAAAATTCGATTTTAATAATGCTGATGAAATCCCTTATATAACTATACAATTGCCTGTTTACAATGAGTTGTATGTAATGAAACGTTTGCTTAAAAATATCGCTAAATTAGAATATCCTAGAGAAAAATTAGAAATTCAGGTTTTAGACGATTCTACAGACGAATCTGTAATTACTACTGCAAAACACATCAAAAAAATACAAGAATTAGGTATTGATATTCAGCACATACAAAGAACAAATAGAAAAGGTTTTAAAGCTGGCGCACTAAAAGAAGGTTTAATAACTGCAAAAGGTGAATTTATCGCCATTTTTGATGCAGATTTTTTACCTCAAAAAGATTGGTTATATCAAACGGTTCCTTATTTTAAGGATGATAATATTGGTGTTGTACAAACAAGATGGGGTCATATTAATAGAAATTATTCTACACTTACAAAAATTCAAGCTTTTGCTTTAGATGCTCATTTTACATTAGAACAAGTTGGTAGAAATAGTAAAGGACATTTTATAAATTTTAACGGAACTGCAGGTGTTTGGAGAAAAGAATGTATTTACGATGCAGGAAATTGGGAAGGAGATACACTCACTGAAGATTTAGATTTAAGCTACAGAGCACAATTAAAAAATTGGAAGTTTAAATATTTAGAAAATGTTGAAACTCCAGCGGAATTACCTGTGGTTATTAGTGCAGCAAGATCGCAGCAATTTCGATGGAATAAAGGTGGTGCAGAGAATTTTCAGAAAATGATGAGACGTGTTATTACTAGTAAAAACGTCCCTTTTAGAACAAAAATTCATAGCTTATTGCACTTGCTAAACAGCTCTATGTTTACGTGCATTTTTTTAGTTGCCGTTTTAAGTATACCAATGCTGTATATAAAAAATGAATATGCTCATTTAAAAAATTACTTTTATGTAATGAGTTTTTTTATTGTTAGTTCTATTATATTTTTCATTTGTTATTGGCACATGTATAAAAATATTTATGGTAGCGGAATTAAGAATTTCTTTAAATATATAGGTGCATTTTTTACCTTTTTCTCAATAGCGATGGGTTTTTCTCTACACAATACAATTGCTGTTTTAGAAGGTCATTTTGGTAAGAAAAGTGAATTTGTTAGAACTCCAAAATTCAATATAAAAACCATAAAAGATGGTTGGAAAAACAACAAATACATCAAGAAAAAACCTTCTATTCATGTTGTTTTAGAAGGAATATTAGCGCTCTATTTTGTATTTGGTATGTACAGTGCTTTTATCGTTGGTAATGAAGGTGGAGATTTTGGTTTATTTCCTTTTCACTTTATGCTTTTTATTGGTTTTAGTTATGTGTTTTTCAAATCTATATTTTCGAAAGCTTAA
- a CDS encoding glycosyltransferase family 2 protein: MTPIIKVIIPAYNEQNSIANVIHDIPKIVDEVIVISNNSTDNTEINAKNAGATVLSENRKGYGYACLKGMEYIAKQETKPEIIVFLDGDYSDYPEQLLELIYPITNNNIDFVIGARVKKLRENGSMTPQQVFGNWLATFLMKLFFGAKFTDLGPFRAIKYDKLLALKMEDKTYGWTVEMQLKALKQKLSYIEIPVKYRNRIGVSKVSGTVKGSIFAGVKILGWIFKYSFK; the protein is encoded by the coding sequence ATGACACCAATTATTAAAGTTATTATTCCTGCTTACAATGAGCAAAATTCTATTGCAAATGTTATTCATGACATTCCAAAAATTGTAGATGAAGTAATTGTTATCAGCAATAATTCTACAGATAACACAGAAATTAACGCAAAAAATGCGGGTGCTACAGTTTTATCTGAAAACAGAAAAGGATATGGTTATGCTTGTTTAAAAGGAATGGAATATATTGCTAAACAAGAAACTAAACCAGAAATTATTGTTTTTTTAGATGGAGATTATTCTGATTATCCTGAACAATTATTAGAATTAATTTATCCAATAACAAACAACAATATAGATTTTGTAATTGGTGCGCGTGTAAAAAAATTACGCGAAAATGGTTCTATGACACCTCAACAAGTTTTTGGAAATTGGTTAGCAACCTTTTTAATGAAGTTGTTTTTTGGAGCAAAATTTACAGATTTAGGCCCTTTTAGAGCTATAAAGTATGATAAATTATTAGCCCTTAAAATGGAAGACAAAACATATGGTTGGACAGTAGAAATGCAATTAAAAGCATTAAAACAAAAATTATCTTATATTGAAATTCCTGTAAAATATAGAAATAGAATTGGAGTTTCTAAAGTTTCTGGTACCGTAAAAGGTAGTATTTTTGCCGGAGTAAAAATTTTAGGTTGGATTTTTAAATATAGTTTTAAATAA
- a CDS encoding toxin-antitoxin system YwqK family antitoxin, giving the protein MKLYYILFIFISFNLSAQKKYHKEFYKNGKLKQEGWLLNNKKTDYWKFYYKNGNIKKEGRYKNNLESKYWYFYSLNSTIIKEGHFKKGIQNNWWLFYDKNGYVDHKCQLENNLKNGYCLMYKNRKLIKASKFKNGKKLKEWTDFSSFKDENNLNDL; this is encoded by the coding sequence ATGAAACTTTATTACATCCTTTTTATTTTTATAAGTTTTAATCTTTCTGCACAAAAGAAATATCATAAAGAGTTTTATAAAAACGGAAAATTAAAACAAGAAGGTTGGCTTTTAAATAATAAAAAGACAGATTATTGGAAATTTTATTACAAAAATGGAAACATCAAAAAAGAAGGTCGTTATAAAAACAATTTAGAAAGCAAATATTGGTACTTTTACAGCCTGAATTCTACGATAATAAAAGAAGGTCATTTTAAAAAAGGAATTCAAAATAATTGGTGGTTATTTTATGATAAAAATGGTTATGTAGACCACAAATGTCAGTTAGAAAATAATCTAAAAAACGGATATTGTTTGATGTATAAAAATCGAAAATTGATAAAAGCATCAAAATTTAAAAATGGCAAAAAATTAAAAGAATGGACAGATTTTTCATCCTTTAAAGATGAAAATAATCTAAATGATTTATGA
- a CDS encoding 4Fe-4S binding protein: MKLIKQIGLIVFLIGLLAFTSLIFIGKFNVTSEIFNSTIKNKGIKSEWFINSLKTKIVDKEFTGTFKLSSEITTSVETANKIHRKNKEWDKVIWDKPHSLSYQFIKAAGIGSIPENKGLYWFLTFGLGVIGALMFIVPNVIILGPPGIKNDGIFLEAATNRGWIGWFAFIFLVGFYILLYFYPDLIVNWVYLVDPISESLSGNSASQWFLYGFLYCTVMTVMAIRMYIKYRHNKYQILRTTSVLFFQIVFAFLIPEILVRFEKPWYDFKNAFPLDYDFFFKWNLEELLSSGTFGLFILVWGIVLTIVVVPVMVYFFGKRWYCSWVCGCGGLAETLGDPYRQLSSKTLLSWRVERIVIHSVLIFALVMTGFALYTFFSGASEVLGIKTQTIQDIYGFLIGSIFAGVIGTGFYPIFGNRVWCRFGCPLAAYLGFVQRFKSRFRITTNGGQCISCGNCSTYCEMGIDVRAYAQKGENIIRSSCVGCGVCSAVCPRGVLKLENGPEEGRINPTDILLGNDVDLMELVNKK, translated from the coding sequence ATGAAATTAATAAAACAAATAGGATTAATTGTCTTTTTAATAGGCTTATTAGCATTTACATCCCTGATTTTTATAGGAAAATTCAATGTAACTTCAGAAATTTTTAACTCAACAATTAAAAATAAAGGCATAAAAAGCGAATGGTTTATCAACTCATTAAAAACAAAAATAGTAGATAAAGAATTTACAGGTACATTTAAACTTTCTTCAGAAATTACTACTTCAGTAGAAACTGCCAATAAAATTCATAGAAAAAATAAAGAATGGGACAAAGTTATTTGGGACAAACCACATAGTTTATCTTACCAATTTATAAAAGCAGCAGGAATTGGCAGCATTCCAGAAAACAAAGGATTATACTGGTTTTTAACTTTTGGTTTAGGTGTCATTGGTGCGTTAATGTTTATAGTGCCTAATGTTATAATTTTAGGTCCACCTGGAATAAAAAATGACGGAATATTTCTAGAAGCGGCAACTAATAGAGGTTGGATTGGCTGGTTTGCATTTATCTTTTTGGTTGGGTTTTATATTCTGCTTTATTTTTACCCAGATTTAATAGTAAATTGGGTGTATTTAGTAGACCCAATTAGCGAATCCTTAAGTGGAAATTCTGCTAGTCAATGGTTTTTATATGGATTTTTGTATTGTACTGTAATGACAGTAATGGCAATTAGAATGTATATAAAATACCGTCATAATAAATATCAAATATTAAGAACAACTTCGGTTTTATTTTTCCAGATAGTTTTTGCGTTTTTAATTCCAGAAATTTTAGTTCGTTTCGAAAAGCCATGGTACGATTTCAAAAATGCATTTCCTTTAGATTACGACTTCTTCTTTAAATGGAATTTAGAAGAACTACTCTCTAGCGGAACTTTTGGTTTATTCATTTTAGTTTGGGGTATTGTCTTAACTATAGTTGTGGTTCCAGTAATGGTTTATTTCTTCGGAAAAAGATGGTATTGTTCTTGGGTTTGCGGTTGTGGAGGATTGGCAGAAACTTTAGGAGATCCTTACAGACAATTATCTAGTAAAACGTTACTTTCTTGGAGAGTAGAACGTATTGTTATTCATTCTGTATTAATTTTTGCATTGGTAATGACTGGTTTTGCTCTATATACTTTCTTCTCTGGAGCAAGTGAAGTTTTAGGTATTAAAACACAAACAATACAAGATATTTACGGATTTTTAATAGGTTCTATTTTTGCAGGTGTAATTGGTACTGGCTTCTACCCTATTTTCGGAAATCGTGTTTGGTGTAGATTTGGTTGCCCTTTAGCTGCTTACTTAGGTTTTGTACAACGTTTTAAATCTAGATTTAGAATTACTACAAATGGTGGCCAATGTATCTCTTGTGGAAATTGCTCTACCTATTGCGAAATGGGAATAGACGTTAGAGCCTATGCACAAAAAGGTGAAAACATTATACGTTCTAGTTGTGTTGGTTGTGGAGTTTGTTCTGCAGTTTGTCCAAGAGGAGTTTTAAAATTAGAAAATGGTCCAGAAGAAGGAAGGATAAACCCTACTGATATTTTATTAGGAAATGATGTTGATTTAATGGAATTAGTAAACAAGAAATAA